In one window of Nocardia brasiliensis DNA:
- a CDS encoding type I polyketide synthase has protein sequence MTHDDNDFRIAVTGMACRFPGADTVSEYWQNLCAGRESVGPLAPETMPADPPAGYVHVGAVLADADKFDAEFFDMSPREVQLTDPQQRLFLLCAWEALEDSGRLATENPGAVGVFAGSGLSTYLLRNLAGHASLFQTPSSQLHALHGNASDYLATRVSYKLNLTGPSFAVQTACSTSLVAIHQAAQALLDFQCDVAVAGGASVQVPQQAGYIYEEGSILSPDGHCRAFDAEAGGTVFGSGVGVVVLKRLTDALADGDRVHAVILGSAVNNDGANKIGYTAPGIAGQRAVIREALSAAGIGADTIGYVEAHGTGTKLGDPIEIAALSAAYREHTAATGYCALGSVKSNVGHLNSAGGVAGFIKAVLAVRDGRIPASLHYTRPNPEIDFAASPFYVNTELTEWRDTVRRAGVSAFGIGGTNAHVIVEQPPTATPSAQASGPRALLISARTAQDADRAAARLADHLDHTEVELAAVAHTLAHRRRAFAHRRMVVASSSAQAAAALRKPVAGEAVPNPALAWLFPGQGVALGAAVLELAATVAPFGRRLRECAELLRADGFDLDAAIRQAEGTEQSQVALFAVEYALAGMWGEFGLAQAELLGHSLGELVCATLAGVFTLPDALRLMVERGRIMAAAPPGGMLAISKGADAVLERLPEDVWLAADNSANRCVVAGAPAALLRLSAELSEEGAASSPLPVGHAFHTPLMDEAAARFAELVRGVARQAPRISFWSNVTGAPITAEQAVDPAYWARQMSSTVRFRTAALGLLARNPHTVALEVGPGKSLVSFLRTADRGSATVGTLGVGLGAGAPEAAIIEAAGRLWLAGVAVDFEAVYGDRTPAAVSLPTYPFALKRYWVDPPETAPTLVRTVAPAPPVPPTPDPAAAAGAEEDEFVAAVRQRVHAVWCAALGVDTVGVDANFFELGGDSLLAVHVATQLRAIFPLELALGELFAGPTVAGMAETIAEHLMRRLDELSDAEVELLLNQPGTAEERSNNA, from the coding sequence ATGACGCACGACGACAACGACTTCCGGATCGCCGTGACCGGCATGGCCTGCCGGTTCCCCGGCGCCGACACGGTCTCCGAGTACTGGCAGAACCTGTGCGCGGGGCGGGAATCGGTGGGTCCGCTCGCGCCGGAGACCATGCCCGCCGACCCGCCCGCCGGCTACGTGCACGTGGGCGCGGTGCTGGCGGACGCGGACAAGTTCGACGCGGAGTTCTTCGACATGAGCCCCCGTGAGGTCCAGCTGACCGACCCGCAGCAGCGGTTGTTCCTGCTGTGCGCGTGGGAGGCGCTGGAGGACAGCGGTCGGCTCGCCACCGAGAATCCGGGCGCGGTAGGCGTTTTCGCGGGCTCCGGCCTGAGCACCTACCTACTGCGCAACCTGGCCGGGCACGCGAGCCTGTTCCAGACACCGAGCTCGCAACTGCACGCCCTGCACGGCAACGCCTCGGATTACCTCGCCACCAGGGTCTCCTACAAGTTGAACCTGACCGGCCCGAGCTTCGCCGTGCAGACCGCGTGCTCGACGTCGCTGGTCGCGATTCATCAAGCGGCACAGGCCCTGCTCGACTTCCAGTGCGACGTGGCGGTGGCGGGCGGAGCGAGCGTCCAGGTGCCGCAGCAGGCGGGCTACATCTACGAGGAGGGCTCGATCCTGTCTCCGGACGGGCACTGCCGCGCCTTCGATGCCGAGGCCGGGGGCACGGTCTTCGGCTCCGGTGTCGGCGTCGTAGTGCTCAAGCGGCTCACCGACGCGCTCGCCGACGGCGATCGGGTGCACGCCGTGATCCTCGGCTCCGCGGTGAACAACGACGGCGCCAACAAGATCGGCTACACCGCACCGGGCATCGCGGGCCAGCGCGCCGTCATCCGAGAAGCGTTGTCGGCGGCCGGTATCGGCGCCGACACCATCGGCTACGTCGAAGCGCACGGCACCGGAACCAAGCTGGGCGATCCGATCGAGATCGCGGCGCTCAGCGCCGCCTACCGCGAGCACACGGCCGCGACCGGGTACTGCGCGCTGGGATCGGTGAAATCCAATGTGGGTCACCTGAATTCCGCAGGCGGCGTCGCCGGTTTCATCAAAGCGGTGCTCGCGGTGCGCGACGGTCGCATTCCGGCGAGCCTGCATTACACGAGGCCGAATCCGGAGATCGACTTCGCGGCGAGCCCGTTCTATGTCAACACCGAGCTGACCGAGTGGCGCGATACGGTGCGGCGGGCGGGCGTGAGCGCGTTCGGCATCGGCGGCACCAACGCGCACGTCATCGTGGAACAGCCGCCGACCGCGACGCCGAGCGCGCAGGCGAGTGGCCCACGCGCGCTGCTGATCTCGGCGCGCACCGCGCAGGACGCCGACCGCGCCGCGGCCAGGCTGGCCGACCACCTCGACCACACCGAGGTCGAATTGGCCGCGGTCGCACACACCTTGGCGCATCGCAGGCGGGCGTTCGCGCATCGGCGCATGGTGGTGGCGAGCAGCTCGGCGCAGGCGGCGGCGGCACTGCGCAAGCCGGTGGCGGGCGAGGCGGTGCCCAACCCGGCACTGGCGTGGCTGTTCCCCGGCCAGGGCGTCGCGCTCGGTGCGGCGGTGCTCGAGCTCGCGGCCACCGTGGCGCCGTTCGGCCGCCGCCTGCGCGAGTGCGCGGAGCTGTTGCGTGCCGACGGTTTCGATCTGGACGCGGCGATCCGGCAGGCCGAGGGCACCGAGCAGAGCCAGGTCGCGCTGTTCGCGGTGGAGTACGCACTCGCGGGCATGTGGGGCGAGTTCGGCCTGGCGCAGGCCGAACTGCTCGGGCACAGCCTCGGCGAACTGGTGTGCGCCACCCTCGCCGGCGTCTTCACCTTGCCCGACGCGCTGCGCCTGATGGTCGAGCGCGGCCGGATCATGGCGGCCGCACCGCCCGGCGGGATGCTCGCGATCTCCAAGGGCGCGGACGCCGTGCTCGAGCGGCTGCCCGAGGACGTATGGCTGGCCGCCGACAACTCCGCGAACCGCTGCGTGGTCGCGGGCGCGCCTGCCGCATTGCTGCGGCTGTCCGCCGAATTGTCCGAGGAGGGCGCGGCGAGCTCGCCGCTGCCCGTCGGGCACGCGTTCCACACCCCGCTGATGGACGAGGCCGCGGCGCGGTTCGCGGAGCTGGTGCGCGGTGTGGCGCGCCAGGCGCCCCGGATCTCGTTCTGGTCGAACGTCACCGGCGCGCCGATCACCGCCGAGCAAGCGGTCGATCCGGCGTACTGGGCGCGGCAGATGTCGAGCACGGTCCGCTTCCGTACCGCCGCGCTGGGCCTGCTCGCCCGCAACCCGCACACCGTCGCGCTCGAGGTGGGGCCCGGCAAGTCGCTGGTCTCGTTCCTGCGCACCGCCGATCGCGGGTCGGCCACGGTCGGCACGCTCGGCGTCGGACTCGGCGCGGGCGCGCCGGAAGCGGCGATCATCGAAGCGGCGGGCCGACTCTGGCTCGCCGGCGTAGCGGTCGACTTCGAGGCCGTCTACGGTGACCGCACCCCGGCGGCGGTGAGCCTGCCGACGTATCCCTTTGCGCTGAAGCGCTATTGGGTCGACCCGCCGGAGACCGCGCCGACCCTGGTCCGCACGGTCGCGCCGGCGCCGCCGGTCCCGCCCACCCCCGATCCGGCCGCGGCCGCCGGGGCCGAGGAGGACGAGTTCGTGGCCGCGGTGCGCCAGCGCGTGCACGCCGTGTGGTGTGCCGCTCTCGGTGTCGACACGGTGGGCGTCGACGCGAACTTCTTCGAACTGGGCGGCGATTCGCTGCTCGCGGTGCACGTCGCCACTCAGCTGCGCGCCATCTTCCCGCTGGAACTCGCGCTCGGCGAATTGTTCGCGGGGCCGACCGTGGCGGGGATGGCCGAAACCATTGCCGAGCACCTGATGCGGCGGTTGGACGAGCTGTCCGACGCCGAGGTCGAACTGCTGCTGAATCAGCCGGGGACGGCCGAAGAACGGAGCAACAATGCCTGA